In uncultured Cohaesibacter sp., a genomic segment contains:
- a CDS encoding YkvA family protein has translation MAHKHYSEDEIELLPPEKAAEDAQGKRDSSMARKAANVRQKFWSVVRKAARQMPIIEDVVAAYYCAFDPETPVKVRLTLIGALAYFVLPLDAIPDMIFGLGFADDIALLTYVIKTVHGNITDKHRLRAKQAMAEHDVHVER, from the coding sequence ATGGCGCACAAGCATTATTCTGAAGACGAAATCGAACTTCTGCCGCCGGAAAAGGCCGCAGAGGATGCGCAGGGCAAGCGCGATTCATCCATGGCCAGAAAAGCGGCCAATGTGCGCCAGAAATTCTGGTCAGTCGTCAGGAAAGCTGCCCGGCAGATGCCCATCATCGAAGATGTGGTTGCCGCCTATTATTGCGCCTTTGACCCGGAAACCCCGGTCAAGGTGCGCCTGACGCTGATTGGCGCGCTGGCCTATTTCGTACTGCCGCTCGACGCCATTCCGGACATGATTTTCGGTCTGGGCTTTGCCGACGATATCGCCCTGCTCACCTATGTCATCAAGACCGTGCATGGCAACATCACAGACAAACATCGCCTGCGCGCCAAACAGGCGATGGCCGAACATGACGTGCATGTGGAACGCTAA
- the xth gene encoding exodeoxyribonuclease III has translation MTITLATWNINSIRPRLHHVEQFDADRAPDILCLQETKVMNDQFPTASLKKLGYEHYAINGQKSYHGVAILSRIPFAKVDMRGFCDKGDARHVEVTIDTDQGPLRIHNFYVPAGGDIPDATVNDKFQHKLDFLDEMKSWLTGEETDNASILVGDLNIAPHENDVWSHKQLLKVVSHTPIEVEALASVQQAGPWQDVIRNHVPVEHKLFSWWSYRSRDWSKADKGRRLDHIWATDAAADKVSAVEVYRDARGWEKPSDHAPVIAKLDLTPAS, from the coding sequence GTGACCATCACTCTTGCCACCTGGAACATCAATTCCATTCGCCCCAGACTCCATCATGTCGAACAGTTCGATGCGGATCGAGCGCCGGACATTCTCTGCCTGCAGGAAACCAAGGTGATGAATGATCAATTCCCCACGGCGTCCCTCAAGAAACTGGGTTACGAGCATTATGCAATCAACGGGCAGAAGAGCTACCATGGGGTAGCAATCCTCTCGCGCATCCCCTTCGCAAAGGTTGACATGCGTGGCTTTTGCGACAAGGGCGACGCCCGCCATGTGGAAGTCACCATCGATACCGATCAGGGGCCTTTGCGCATCCATAATTTCTATGTTCCCGCAGGGGGGGACATCCCCGATGCGACGGTCAATGACAAATTCCAGCACAAGCTGGATTTTCTCGACGAAATGAAGAGCTGGCTGACGGGTGAGGAAACGGACAATGCCTCCATTCTGGTTGGCGATCTCAATATCGCGCCTCACGAGAATGATGTCTGGAGCCACAAGCAATTGCTCAAGGTGGTCAGCCACACGCCAATTGAGGTTGAGGCGCTTGCATCTGTGCAACAAGCTGGTCCCTGGCAAGATGTCATCCGTAACCATGTCCCAGTCGAGCACAAGCTTTTCAGCTGGTGGAGCTATCGCTCCCGCGACTGGTCCAAGGCCGACAAGGGACGGCGTCTTGATCATATCTGGGCCACCGATGCTGCTGCTGACAAGGTCAGTGCCGTGGAAGTCTACCGCGACGCACGCGGCTGGGAAAAACCATCCGATCACGCACCGGTCATTGCCAAATTGGATCTGACGCCCGCCTCCTAG
- a CDS encoding sulfotransferase yields MQQKIDKLFETAANAQSKEKYKVAFNLYRGLFELSADHPEANFKMGDLAVAIGKPEQALAFFEAALRRTPTNLLFWISYIGALSQLGMIGRAKQMLTEAETLGLDETSIFTLKKLLVETTRALKCKTNILESTSLSQATKSAARMVKEGKNKQAISIYIDILEKFPQNRQALSGLEKLAPMDVNRSAMIPREPPKETVEKVQKLLQDGKFHSLIKLNAQLLHDYPDSISINTAEGTARRALLQYDLALESFNKVLKVNPESANTYFNIGVCYLELHDIEAAEKNFKAAIKIDENLPEVYRHWVYMKKMTHQDEIFSKMEKIYKESELSINQRSNLCFALAKAYEDTKNFEESFQYLSEGNALRKEYLKYDISQDEELFEKIYEWNGLVETEKLQLANQTIGFAPIFILGMPRSGTSLVEQILSSHSMVGAAGEFPYISNFSNSVIHDIVQPSRSAFEEFAKTYETGARRITNNEHYITDKFPLNFKYINIIFTLFPNAKIINTNRDARAVCWSNFKQYFANDGLGYTYNIEDTVAYYKMYKKLMQFWYEKFGNRIYNLNYDRLVSNQEEETRKLADYVGLDWQDAMLAPHKNKRIVKTASINQVRKAVYKGSSDKWRAFAPFLETYFSKLDD; encoded by the coding sequence ATGCAACAGAAAATCGATAAGCTGTTTGAAACAGCGGCCAACGCCCAAAGCAAAGAAAAATACAAAGTGGCGTTCAATTTATATCGCGGTCTCTTTGAGCTATCTGCCGATCACCCAGAAGCCAACTTCAAAATGGGCGATCTTGCTGTTGCCATCGGCAAACCCGAACAGGCTCTGGCTTTTTTCGAAGCCGCCCTGAGGCGAACCCCCACAAATCTTCTATTCTGGATAAGTTATATCGGTGCCCTTTCTCAATTGGGCATGATCGGCAGAGCAAAACAGATGCTTACAGAGGCCGAAACGCTCGGCCTTGATGAGACATCCATTTTTACGCTCAAGAAATTGCTCGTCGAGACAACCCGCGCTTTGAAGTGCAAGACCAATATCCTGGAGAGCACAAGCCTTTCGCAGGCCACCAAATCTGCCGCTCGGATGGTCAAGGAAGGCAAAAACAAGCAAGCAATCTCAATCTATATCGATATTCTGGAAAAATTCCCCCAAAACAGGCAGGCCCTATCCGGTTTGGAAAAATTGGCGCCCATGGATGTCAACCGTAGCGCGATGATACCCAGAGAGCCTCCCAAAGAAACAGTCGAGAAAGTCCAGAAACTATTACAGGACGGGAAGTTCCATTCACTTATCAAGCTCAACGCCCAATTGCTGCATGACTATCCTGATTCAATATCGATCAATACCGCAGAAGGCACAGCCAGAAGAGCCTTGCTGCAATATGATCTGGCACTGGAAAGCTTCAACAAGGTTCTGAAAGTCAATCCAGAATCGGCAAACACCTATTTCAATATCGGCGTCTGCTATCTGGAATTACACGATATTGAAGCTGCCGAAAAGAATTTCAAAGCTGCGATCAAAATTGACGAGAATCTGCCAGAAGTATATCGCCATTGGGTCTATATGAAGAAAATGACCCATCAAGATGAGATTTTCTCAAAGATGGAGAAAATCTACAAAGAGAGCGAACTGAGCATCAATCAGAGAAGCAATCTTTGCTTTGCCTTGGCTAAAGCGTATGAAGATACGAAAAACTTCGAAGAATCCTTCCAATATTTGTCGGAAGGCAATGCGCTTCGCAAAGAATATTTGAAATATGACATCTCGCAAGACGAAGAATTATTTGAAAAAATATATGAGTGGAACGGACTTGTAGAAACAGAGAAATTGCAACTGGCAAACCAGACCATTGGCTTTGCCCCAATATTCATATTGGGTATGCCCCGATCCGGTACGTCACTTGTTGAACAAATCCTCTCCTCTCATAGCATGGTTGGCGCTGCGGGTGAGTTCCCCTACATCAGTAATTTTTCCAATTCAGTCATTCACGACATTGTCCAGCCATCAAGATCGGCGTTTGAGGAATTTGCCAAGACTTATGAGACCGGCGCAAGAAGAATTACCAATAACGAACACTATATCACCGATAAGTTTCCCTTAAATTTCAAATATATAAATATTATTTTCACATTATTCCCGAACGCAAAGATCATAAATACCAACAGGGATGCAAGAGCCGTTTGCTGGTCAAATTTCAAACAATATTTTGCGAATGACGGCCTTGGATATACATATAATATCGAAGACACTGTTGCATACTACAAAATGTATAAGAAACTCATGCAATTCTGGTATGAGAAATTTGGCAACAGAATATATAACCTGAACTATGATCGTCTGGTTTCCAATCAGGAAGAAGAAACCCGAAAATTGGCTGACTATGTCGGTCTCGATTGGCAAGATGCCATGCTTGCACCGCACAAGAACAAACGGATCGTAAAAACGGCATCCATCAATCAGGTTCGAAAGGCAGTTTATAAAGGAAGTTCGGATAAATGGAGAGCATTCGCTCCCTTCCTCGAAACCTATTTCTCCAAGCTAGATGATTAG
- the purH gene encoding bifunctional phosphoribosylaminoimidazolecarboxamide formyltransferase/IMP cyclohydrolase, translating to MSVAPLSVSAPEVVSVKRALISVSDKSGIIDFAKALADKGVELVSTGGTCKAIADAGIPVKDISQITEFPEIMDGRVKTLHPRVHGGLLGARSVEAHSAAMKEHGIPEIDLLVVNLYPFEETIKKGADYATTVENIDIGGPAMIRAAAKNHAFVTTLVDPADYAEILAEIGEKGGISYPLRKKFAAKAYARTAAYDAAISGWFAAELEIESPTFRAFGGELAEVMRYGENPHQKAGFYKTASTRPGVATATQIQGKQLSYNNINDTDAAFELVCEFDPAISPAVAIIKHANPCGVALGSSLRDAYEKALACDPVSAFGGIVALNGTLDEEAAEEITKIFTEVIIAPDATEGAKALVAKKKNLRLLLTGGLADPREQGVTVKSVSGGLLVQDRDNGNVADLDLKVATERQPSEQEMADLKFAFQVCKHVKSNAIIYVKDGATVGIGAGQMSRVDSARIAARKAEDAAEAAGLAEPLTKGCVVASDAFFPFADGLLAAAEAGATAVIQPGGSMRDQDVIEAANEAGLAMVMTGMRHFRH from the coding sequence ATGTCCGTAGCTCCTCTTTCCGTTTCCGCGCCGGAAGTTGTTTCCGTCAAGCGCGCGCTCATTTCCGTTTCCGATAAAAGCGGCATTATCGACTTTGCCAAGGCCCTCGCCGACAAGGGCGTCGAGCTGGTTTCCACCGGCGGCACCTGCAAGGCGATCGCCGATGCCGGCATCCCGGTCAAGGATATTTCGCAAATCACCGAATTTCCCGAAATCATGGATGGTCGCGTCAAGACCCTGCATCCCCGCGTCCATGGTGGCCTTTTGGGAGCGCGCTCGGTTGAAGCCCATAGCGCGGCCATGAAAGAGCATGGCATTCCGGAAATCGATCTGCTGGTGGTCAATCTCTATCCTTTCGAAGAGACCATCAAGAAGGGCGCTGACTATGCCACCACGGTAGAGAATATCGACATTGGCGGTCCGGCCATGATCCGCGCGGCGGCCAAGAATCACGCCTTTGTCACCACACTGGTCGATCCGGCCGACTATGCCGAGATCCTCGCCGAAATCGGTGAGAAGGGCGGTATTTCCTATCCGCTGCGCAAGAAATTCGCCGCCAAGGCCTATGCCCGCACAGCGGCCTATGATGCTGCCATTTCGGGCTGGTTCGCTGCCGAGCTGGAAATCGAATCTCCCACTTTCCGCGCCTTTGGCGGCGAGCTTGCCGAAGTGATGCGCTATGGCGAGAACCCGCACCAGAAGGCCGGATTCTACAAAACCGCCTCCACCCGCCCCGGCGTGGCCACGGCCACCCAGATACAGGGCAAGCAGCTTTCCTATAACAATATCAACGATACTGACGCCGCCTTCGAGCTGGTCTGCGAGTTTGATCCGGCCATCTCCCCGGCCGTTGCCATCATCAAGCACGCCAATCCTTGCGGTGTGGCGCTGGGCTCCAGCCTCAGGGATGCCTATGAAAAGGCGTTGGCCTGCGATCCGGTATCCGCATTCGGCGGTATCGTTGCGCTGAATGGCACACTGGATGAAGAGGCTGCAGAGGAGATCACCAAGATCTTCACCGAGGTGATCATCGCTCCGGACGCCACCGAAGGAGCAAAGGCTCTGGTCGCCAAGAAGAAAAATCTGCGCCTGCTGCTGACCGGCGGCCTTGCCGACCCGCGCGAGCAGGGCGTCACCGTCAAGTCTGTCTCCGGCGGTCTTCTGGTGCAGGATCGGGATAATGGCAATGTTGCAGATCTCGACCTCAAAGTGGCCACCGAGCGGCAACCGTCCGAACAGGAAATGGCCGACCTCAAATTCGCTTTCCAAGTCTGCAAACATGTCAAATCCAATGCCATCATCTATGTCAAGGACGGTGCCACCGTCGGCATTGGCGCAGGCCAGATGAGCCGCGTTGACTCCGCCCGCATCGCGGCCCGTAAGGCAGAAGATGCCGCCGAAGCTGCCGGCCTTGCCGAGCCGCTGACAAAGGGCTGTGTTGTCGCATCGGACGCCTTCTTCCCCTTTGCCGACGGCCTATTGGCCGCAGCAGAAGCTGGCGCAACCGCAGTGATCCAACCGGGCGGCTCGATGCGCGATCAGGATGTGATTGAAGCTGCAAACGAAGCGGGCCTTGCCATGGTCATGACCGGCATGCGCCACTTCCGGCACTAA
- a CDS encoding transcription antitermination factor NusB: MAARAGALRLIHAVLSEKTLLDEAYAHELAEGPLRKLNGSDRAFAKRIAITVLQHLGEIDTLLGRFMDRGIPKKSGPLRNILRIGTAELLFLNTPPHAVVDCAVSHYRTWKKYAGFKGLTNAVLRRISKEGLEELKSIDPAKTNLPDWMYRSLCANYGLEATNAMMAQFQKAQIPLDLTLKDPDSADQWAERLGAVKMPSGSLRLAEHEKVDTLDGFAEGAWWVQDAAATLPVQMLGDVREQKVLDLCAAPGGKTLQLAARGANVTALDISAKRIERIEQNLTRVGLSAELVKGDLLKTRFEEKWPFILLDAPCSATGTMRRHPELIHQRTPLDIAHFSKLQAKMLNHVAELLAPGGLMVFCTCSLQPEEGPDLIADFLMQNPTFGIEPLTKEEMPQLAGFIQPDGSLRTRPDYWPEDGGMDGFFAIRLRNFTH; the protein is encoded by the coding sequence ATGGCTGCACGCGCTGGAGCCTTGCGGCTCATTCATGCCGTACTCAGCGAAAAGACCCTGCTTGATGAGGCCTATGCCCACGAGTTGGCAGAAGGCCCCTTGCGTAAGCTGAACGGTAGCGACCGGGCCTTTGCCAAGCGGATTGCCATCACGGTGCTGCAACATCTGGGAGAAATCGACACGCTGCTTGGCCGTTTCATGGATCGCGGCATCCCCAAGAAATCCGGCCCCTTGCGCAATATCCTGCGCATCGGCACCGCCGAGCTGCTGTTTCTGAACACCCCGCCGCACGCCGTGGTCGATTGTGCCGTTTCCCATTATCGTACATGGAAGAAATATGCCGGCTTCAAGGGGCTGACCAATGCGGTTTTGCGCCGTATCAGCAAGGAAGGCCTTGAGGAACTCAAATCCATCGATCCGGCCAAAACCAACTTGCCAGACTGGATGTATCGCTCCCTATGCGCCAATTACGGCCTTGAAGCCACCAATGCCATGATGGCGCAGTTCCAGAAAGCCCAGATCCCCCTTGATCTGACGCTGAAAGATCCGGACAGCGCAGATCAATGGGCAGAGCGTCTTGGTGCCGTGAAAATGCCATCGGGCAGCCTGCGCCTTGCCGAGCATGAAAAGGTCGATACGCTGGACGGCTTTGCCGAAGGCGCCTGGTGGGTACAGGATGCCGCCGCCACCCTGCCGGTTCAGATGCTGGGAGATGTACGGGAGCAGAAAGTGCTGGATCTGTGCGCCGCCCCCGGCGGCAAGACCCTGCAACTGGCCGCGCGCGGCGCTAACGTCACGGCACTTGATATTTCCGCAAAGCGTATTGAGCGCATCGAACAGAATTTAACCCGTGTCGGCCTTTCCGCAGAGCTGGTCAAAGGCGACCTGCTCAAGACCCGCTTTGAGGAAAAGTGGCCCTTCATCCTGCTGGACGCCCCCTGCTCGGCCACGGGCACCATGCGCCGTCACCCGGAGCTGATCCATCAGCGCACACCGCTGGATATCGCCCATTTTTCAAAATTGCAGGCAAAGATGCTCAATCATGTGGCAGAGCTTCTGGCCCCCGGCGGACTGATGGTTTTTTGCACCTGCTCCCTGCAACCCGAAGAAGGCCCCGATCTGATCGCCGACTTCCTCATGCAAAATCCGACCTTTGGCATTGAACCGCTGACGAAAGAGGAAATGCCACAGCTTGCAGGCTTCATTCAACCCGATGGCAGCCTGCGAACAAGGCCAGACTATTGGCCCGAAGATGGTGGCATGGATGGATTTTTCGCCATCAGGTTGCGTAATTTTACCCACTGA
- a CDS encoding heparinase II/III family protein — MATLLRQAKRIPVRRPVCNMRYVPRCPDRLLIAPQDLRTSDPTIAEDIYSGLFIFAGQVENCQGHSPFLHPAPSREWARELHGFRWLRHLRASSATLPRSNARSLVEDWIKNSGKLDAQAWAPAVVANRVLAWLNNSPLILQDADHTFYRSFLRALYVQVRYLRATYSGMPNNLDRLLILIAELAGWLCFTGKERLVRSVSKRLVKELDDQILPDGGHVSRNPLAIVSILLELLPLRQTFMSRDMVPPEGMNLAIERMMPMLRFFRHPNGSFAHFNGTGATPADSLATILAYDDTRGSPVSDASFSGYQRVEAGQSILIMDTGEPPFIEQSTLAHAGMLSFEMCSGTSPLIVNCGTPAPQHEGWRELARSTAAHSTLIVQDHSTCKIAPKSFDLDGRPLICSDNHLKYERFLERGQETIHASHDAYGSKFGIRHTRQIWLAIDGRRLDGRDEMDAIGRGITKGKDSYAIRFHLHPSVEVEYSEDRDQVYLGLNNGEIWKFVSQEIDPNIEESVYLSDIHGIRPTIQLVIYGHASHVPTVNWFFERVAIATK; from the coding sequence ATGGCGACGCTGTTACGGCAAGCCAAGCGCATCCCGGTTAGACGGCCAGTTTGCAACATGCGTTATGTGCCGCGTTGTCCTGACCGGCTGCTGATTGCGCCTCAGGATTTGCGCACATCCGATCCCACCATCGCCGAGGATATCTATTCCGGCCTGTTTATTTTCGCCGGACAGGTGGAAAATTGTCAGGGCCATTCGCCCTTTTTGCATCCTGCCCCCAGCCGCGAATGGGCGCGGGAGCTGCATGGTTTTCGCTGGCTGCGCCACCTGCGGGCCTCCAGCGCCACATTGCCCCGTTCCAACGCCCGCTCTCTGGTGGAAGACTGGATCAAGAATTCGGGCAAGCTGGACGCCCAGGCCTGGGCACCTGCGGTGGTCGCAAACCGGGTTCTGGCCTGGCTCAACAATTCCCCCCTCATCCTGCAGGATGCAGACCACACCTTCTATCGGTCATTTCTGCGCGCCCTTTATGTGCAGGTGCGTTATCTGCGCGCCACCTATTCGGGCATGCCCAACAATCTTGATCGCCTGCTGATCCTGATTGCCGAACTTGCAGGCTGGTTGTGCTTTACCGGCAAGGAGCGCCTTGTCCGCTCTGTTTCCAAACGGCTGGTCAAGGAACTTGACGACCAGATCCTGCCAGACGGTGGCCATGTTTCGCGCAATCCACTGGCAATCGTCTCGATCCTGCTGGAATTGCTCCCGCTGCGCCAGACCTTCATGTCGCGCGACATGGTTCCGCCAGAGGGGATGAATCTGGCCATTGAGCGCATGATGCCGATGCTGCGCTTCTTTCGTCATCCCAATGGCAGCTTCGCCCATTTCAATGGCACTGGTGCCACACCGGCCGATTCGCTGGCGACCATTCTGGCCTATGACGACACCCGCGGCAGCCCCGTCTCCGACGCCTCCTTTTCCGGCTATCAGCGCGTGGAAGCAGGCCAGTCGATCCTGATCATGGATACCGGCGAGCCTCCTTTCATCGAGCAATCGACACTGGCCCATGCTGGCATGCTGTCTTTCGAAATGTGCTCGGGCACTTCACCACTGATAGTCAATTGCGGCACCCCAGCCCCCCAGCATGAGGGATGGCGCGAGCTGGCCCGCAGCACCGCTGCTCATTCCACCCTCATCGTGCAGGATCATTCAACCTGCAAGATCGCCCCGAAATCTTTTGACCTTGATGGCAGACCGCTGATTTGCAGCGACAATCACCTCAAATATGAACGTTTTCTGGAGCGGGGACAGGAAACGATCCACGCCAGCCACGATGCCTATGGTTCCAAATTCGGCATTCGCCACACAAGGCAGATATGGCTCGCCATCGATGGGCGTCGGCTGGACGGGCGCGACGAGATGGACGCCATCGGACGCGGCATCACCAAGGGCAAGGACAGCTATGCAATCCGCTTCCATCTTCACCCTTCGGTGGAAGTGGAATATTCAGAAGACCGCGATCAGGTGTATCTTGGCCTCAACAATGGCGAGATCTGGAAATTCGTTTCACAGGAAATCGACCCCAATATCGAGGAAAGCGTCTATCTTTCCGATATTCATGGCATCCGCCCCACCATCCAGCTGGTCATTTATGGCCACGCCAGCCATGTCCCCACCGTAAACTGGTTCTTTGAGCGGGTCGCCATAGCTACCAAATAG
- a CDS encoding outer-membrane lipoprotein carrier protein LolA, which translates to MAMVNRAGLSRAPILFITGLLLLLLLSLAPAARAEVTGTSAEALDVISKAFNTTRTMNGEFIQTAPNGDTLQGYFFIQRPGKIRFYYSKPSFTDIISDGKTLSIEDRKLKTQDIYPLSKTPLRVLLSEKLDLARDPRVRQASIAEDIVSVVVEQESLFGDGILTLIFDRENSLLRQWTIRDANGNDTTVTVFNVETGKPIKSSVFEIRYDLSPTKK; encoded by the coding sequence ATGGCAATGGTCAATCGCGCAGGACTGTCCCGCGCGCCCATTCTCTTCATCACAGGGCTGTTGCTGCTTCTGCTCCTGAGCCTTGCACCGGCTGCAAGGGCCGAAGTCACCGGCACATCGGCAGAAGCTCTGGATGTCATTTCCAAAGCCTTCAACACCACCCGAACCATGAATGGCGAATTCATCCAGACCGCCCCCAATGGCGATACGCTGCAGGGCTATTTCTTCATTCAGCGTCCGGGCAAGATCCGTTTCTATTATTCAAAGCCATCCTTCACCGACATCATCTCCGACGGCAAGACCCTGTCGATCGAAGACCGCAAGCTCAAGACGCAGGATATCTACCCGCTCAGCAAGACCCCGCTGCGGGTTCTGCTGTCCGAAAAGCTTGATTTGGCGCGCGATCCCCGTGTCCGTCAGGCCAGCATTGCCGAAGACATCGTCTCGGTGGTCGTCGAGCAGGAAAGCCTGTTTGGGGATGGTATCCTGACCCTGATTTTCGACAGGGAGAATTCCCTTCTGCGCCAATGGACGATTCGCGATGCCAATGGCAACGACACCACGGTGACCGTCTTTAACGTGGAAACAGGAAAACCGATCAAATCCTCGGTGTTCGAGATCAGATACGACCTGTCTCCAACAAAGAAATAA